A genome region from Arthrobacter sp. SLBN-100 includes the following:
- a CDS encoding amino acid ABC transporter permease has protein sequence MDFINNTLAVFPALLVAVPVVVQLALGAMLLALVLGLLIALARISSIKILRGVATFYLEVIRGTPLLVQLVYIFFVLPSIGVEIEPVPAGILGLGLNYAAYLSEVFRSAILSVEHGQTEAALSLGYTPSKTLWKVVIPQSFVVSMGPIGNYFIAMIKDTALTSVIAVTEILKTANILNSQTFQTTAIYTAAAVLYLIISLPLSRVVVVLEGKARANG, from the coding sequence ATGGACTTCATCAACAACACCCTCGCCGTTTTTCCGGCACTACTGGTGGCCGTACCCGTCGTGGTGCAACTGGCGCTGGGCGCCATGCTGCTGGCACTGGTACTGGGCCTGCTGATTGCCCTGGCACGCATTTCCTCGATCAAGATCCTCCGCGGGGTTGCAACCTTCTACCTGGAGGTCATCCGCGGTACGCCTCTGCTGGTGCAACTGGTCTACATATTCTTCGTCCTTCCCAGCATCGGCGTGGAAATCGAGCCCGTTCCCGCCGGCATCCTGGGCTTGGGGCTGAACTATGCTGCCTACCTCTCCGAGGTTTTCCGCTCGGCAATCCTGTCGGTGGAACACGGCCAGACCGAAGCCGCACTTTCCCTTGGCTACACGCCCTCGAAGACCCTGTGGAAAGTGGTGATCCCGCAGTCTTTTGTCGTCTCCATGGGACCGATCGGCAACTACTTCATTGCCATGATCAAGGACACCGCCCTGACATCGGTGATCGCCGTAACCGAGATCCTGAAGACCGCCAACATTCTGAACAGCCAGACTTTCCAGACCACGGCCATCTACACCGCCGCGGCGGTTCTCTATCTGATTATCAGCCTCCCACTCTCGCGCGTCGTGGTGGTGCTTGAAGGAAAGGCACGGGCCAATGGCTGA
- a CDS encoding amino acid ABC transporter ATP-binding protein: MADETIIDVRDVHKTFISETKRTLWSRLAGRPHVEKRVEVLKGVDLVVHRGETIAILGSSGSGKSTLLRCINKLETIDAGRIYVNGHLIGYEERDGELVAEKASVTAQKRTDIGFVFQHFNLFLNKTALGNVMAPLRDVKKLSSAEARNIAVPNLEMVGLADKMENYPSKLSGGQKQRVAIARALAMEPSVMLFDEPTSALDPELVGEVLTVIKKIALQGTTMVIVTHEMQFARDIADRIVVMDQGVIVEEGPPSRIFTTPQHPKTRALLSRSGILPQ, encoded by the coding sequence ATGGCTGACGAGACCATTATCGATGTTCGCGATGTCCACAAGACCTTTATCTCGGAGACCAAAAGGACCCTCTGGAGCCGGCTGGCCGGCCGGCCGCACGTGGAAAAGAGGGTTGAAGTGCTCAAGGGCGTGGATCTTGTGGTCCATCGCGGAGAGACTATCGCCATTCTTGGTTCCAGCGGTTCGGGCAAGAGCACGCTATTGCGCTGCATCAACAAGCTCGAAACCATCGATGCCGGCCGGATCTATGTCAACGGGCACCTGATCGGCTACGAGGAACGCGACGGTGAGCTGGTTGCTGAAAAAGCATCCGTCACTGCCCAAAAGCGCACGGACATCGGCTTCGTTTTCCAGCACTTCAATCTGTTCCTCAACAAGACGGCGCTGGGCAACGTCATGGCTCCGCTGCGCGATGTCAAAAAGCTTTCTTCGGCCGAGGCCCGGAACATCGCCGTACCCAACCTGGAAATGGTGGGCCTGGCAGACAAAATGGAGAACTATCCCAGCAAGCTCTCCGGCGGCCAGAAGCAACGCGTTGCCATCGCCCGTGCTCTCGCCATGGAGCCCAGCGTGATGCTCTTCGACGAGCCGACATCGGCATTGGATCCCGAGCTGGTGGGTGAGGTCCTCACCGTCATCAAGAAAATCGCCCTGCAGGGCACCACCATGGTGATCGTCACCCACGAAATGCAGTTTGCCCGGGACATCGCGGACCGCATTGTGGTCATGGACCAAGGGGTGATCGTGGAGGAGGGGCCTCCAAGCCGGATCTTCACCACGCCGCAGCATCCGAAAACCCGGGCCTTGCTGAGCCGTTCGGGCATCCTTCCCCAGTAG
- a CDS encoding ABC transporter substrate-binding protein — protein sequence MNTKMLRRRFAALVPMGVAVALALTGCGSGGGGGGGSTGGGEQKTITIATSNDAPFSFTEQGSGELKGIDGEMIRAIADSKGWKIKVFTSEFATLIAALNAKKADAIVDAMYITDERKKEINFTDPWYTEGEAMVVPADSTLASRDDVKGKVLGAQTGTVFKELVDSLGGSQVKLFDSQAALLAAVENKQVDAVFTDSAVIGYSLVQKPNPKLKLVSPYEPYYPGIIGAGVRKDDTQLLQDLNSGLAELKKSPKYLEILKKYGLGEANMSK from the coding sequence ATGAATACAAAGATGCTCCGCAGGCGCTTCGCCGCACTGGTGCCCATGGGCGTTGCTGTTGCCCTGGCCTTGACGGGGTGTGGCTCGGGAGGCGGAGGGGGCGGCGGCAGCACGGGCGGTGGTGAACAAAAGACCATCACCATCGCAACGTCCAACGATGCTCCTTTCTCCTTTACCGAGCAGGGGTCCGGTGAGCTCAAAGGCATAGACGGGGAGATGATCAGGGCCATCGCCGATTCCAAGGGCTGGAAGATCAAAGTTTTCACCTCCGAGTTCGCCACACTGATCGCCGCGCTGAACGCGAAGAAGGCCGACGCCATCGTGGATGCCATGTACATCACGGACGAACGGAAGAAGGAGATCAATTTCACTGACCCCTGGTACACCGAGGGCGAGGCAATGGTGGTCCCGGCCGACTCCACCCTGGCCTCGCGCGACGACGTGAAGGGCAAGGTGCTTGGCGCCCAGACCGGCACTGTGTTCAAGGAGTTGGTGGACAGCCTGGGCGGCAGCCAGGTCAAGCTCTTTGATTCGCAGGCCGCCCTGCTCGCTGCGGTGGAAAACAAGCAGGTGGACGCCGTGTTCACGGACAGTGCGGTGATTGGCTACAGCCTGGTGCAAAAGCCCAACCCCAAGCTGAAGCTTGTATCCCCTTATGAGCCGTACTACCCGGGCATTATTGGCGCGGGAGTGCGCAAGGACGATACGCAACTGCTGCAGGACCTGAATTCCGGGCTGGCAGAGCTCAAGAAATCGCCAAAGTACCTTGAGATCCTCAAGAAGTACGGCCTTGGCGAAGCCAACATGTCCAAGTAG
- the hisD gene encoding histidinol dehydrogenase → MQLTERDRGHIRGKVVTLKSAAVPGVPTQRLPEVIQRVSEMLGEIEKTGIDAVVGYSKQLDRWQGKSLEIGRDELAKTGDLLSPELREALMAGAERTRLFAVEQRARLTDFEAELLPGVFTGHRYIPVPRVGAYLPAGRFPILASAFMTVGIAKVAGVRSVISCTPPAGPDHGHPAVLYAAYLAGVDRAFVLGGVQAMAAMAFGLLGEQPADILVGAGNAYVTEAKRQLFGRVGIDLLAGPSEVAVIADETADPELVAADLLGQAEHGPQSPASLVTTSRELGEEVIRHIDKQLRTLATRDIAGPAWRDYGTVYLAENRETAVQIMDLLAPEHLEIQTSDDSYYHANLQNYGSIFLGPWSTVAYSDKGTSGTNHVLPTGGGARSSAGLSVSRFLKPLTYQRIEKDATPRLANYVATISDFEGMEAHKATATLRLERYNR, encoded by the coding sequence ATGCAACTGACTGAACGTGACCGAGGGCACATCCGGGGGAAGGTCGTCACCCTCAAGAGCGCCGCTGTCCCGGGTGTCCCCACCCAACGGCTGCCGGAGGTTATTCAAAGGGTCTCGGAAATGCTTGGTGAGATAGAGAAGACCGGAATTGACGCCGTCGTCGGGTACTCGAAGCAGCTCGATCGGTGGCAGGGCAAAAGCCTGGAGATCGGCCGGGATGAACTGGCCAAGACCGGCGACCTGCTCTCGCCGGAACTACGGGAGGCCCTGATGGCCGGTGCCGAGAGGACGCGACTTTTCGCCGTCGAGCAACGCGCGCGCCTCACCGATTTCGAGGCCGAGCTCCTCCCCGGCGTCTTCACCGGGCACAGGTACATTCCCGTCCCACGCGTCGGGGCCTATCTGCCCGCCGGCCGGTTCCCCATCCTTGCCAGTGCCTTCATGACGGTGGGGATCGCGAAGGTGGCCGGCGTCCGCAGCGTCATCTCCTGCACTCCGCCCGCAGGGCCGGACCACGGACACCCGGCCGTTCTGTACGCAGCGTACCTCGCCGGAGTTGACCGGGCCTTCGTCCTCGGTGGCGTGCAGGCGATGGCCGCCATGGCCTTCGGCCTGCTCGGAGAGCAACCGGCGGACATCCTGGTCGGCGCCGGCAACGCCTATGTCACCGAGGCCAAACGCCAATTGTTCGGGCGCGTCGGCATCGACCTCCTGGCGGGCCCGTCCGAGGTTGCCGTCATCGCCGACGAAACCGCGGACCCGGAACTCGTTGCCGCCGATCTCCTGGGCCAGGCCGAACACGGCCCGCAGTCACCGGCCTCCCTCGTGACCACATCCCGGGAGCTGGGTGAAGAAGTCATCAGGCACATCGACAAGCAGCTGCGCACGCTGGCCACTCGGGACATTGCAGGGCCCGCATGGCGGGACTACGGGACCGTCTACCTCGCAGAGAACCGGGAAACGGCAGTGCAGATCATGGACCTGCTGGCCCCGGAGCACCTGGAAATCCAGACCTCGGACGATTCCTACTATCACGCCAACCTGCAGAACTACGGCTCCATCTTCCTGGGGCCGTGGTCCACCGTGGCCTACTCCGACAAGGGCACCTCCGGCACCAACCATGTGCTGCCCACCGGAGGGGGTGCCCGATCATCAGCAGGCCTCTCCGTCTCCAGGTTCCTCAAACCGCTCACTTACCAGCGGATCGAAAAGGACGCGACCCCGCGCCTTGCCAACTACGTGGCGACGATATCCGACTTCGAAGGAATGGAAGCCCATAAGGCGACCGCCACACTTCGACTCGAACGCTACAACCGATAG